The nucleotide sequence ATAGGACACAAAAATAGTTTGCAGGAATGCAAGTTTTGTGATAAGGAACTTTTCGGTAAGCGCGTACCACCGCGCCGGCCCCCGCCCAATGAGGGTGGGCACGACCTTACTCTTTCACGCAACCCGCGCTATTCTCTTTGATCTTAAATGCAAACGCGGAGATAGGAACCGCCGAAATGGATTCACTGGAAAGTGAGTAAGTATTCCCTGTCACAAAATATTTTACGAAGTCGGAATCCACATAAGAGTTCGCAGTAGCGTTCACGTTTCCGCCTTTCCAATACACATTTCGCTTTGGAGGACTCCCAGGGTTCCAATAATCGAATCCCATCTCGAACTTAGGAGGAACAGGCACGGGAAATTCTCCCTTACCTTTCCAGATCGTATTGGAAAGTTTCACCTTGTCTATGGTGATGTACATTCTATCGTGAATGTCTAAGAAATTATTTCCGTTAAATCTAATATTACCGTCGGAGTCCAAAGTTTCTGGGATCAATTCACCGCCGCAGAAAGAAAAGCTAGGAACTCCCCAAGCTAAATTGATGGTCTCAAAATCGATCCCGAAGTAAGGATTATCCGTTCCGTAAGTAAAATAAGAATTCAACTTAGCGGTTCCGGAACCCGTAATACTTGCATCCAAACGAGATTGAGAAGGTGCAAATTTCAAACCTACATCCAATTTTCCCATACTAGGAAGTCCAAGATCCCATTTCACTTCCTTAGCAAGAAGTTTGAGACTTCCCGTAGGATTTTCCAAAAAATATTTATAGATAGGAGTTCTGGTAAAATTAATTTCAGGGATCAATTTTTCCATTCTGGTATGGATATCTTCTCTGATCCATTGACGAACGGAACTATACAAAGGAAAAAAGTTGGAAAGAACGATGGAGTCAGTCTCTAACTCGAGATTATACTCTCCCTGTAAAGGAAAATAGGAACTCCCGTCTCCTTTGACTCCCTTTCTGTATCCTGTTTTACCTTTCAGATTTGCAGACCAGGGAAGACCGAATTGTTTTCCTTTCAGTTTTGCTTCCAAAATCCCGGAAAGGTTCCAGCCTAACTCCGCATCTTTGATTTCCAGGTCCAAATAAGGATCCTTCCATTTAAAATTTTGGAGAGAAAATTTTGCCTCGGACTTCATCCAATCTCCGTAACTTCCGGTCTCCGTTCCCTTCCAATGTAGATCCAGACTTCCGCCTAGCGTTTCCAGATCGGAAGAAACAGGTAGAAAATTCCGGATATCGTCTAGATCTTGGACCGTAAGGCTTAAATCCCAGGATTTTAGTCCTTTTGCGTTTTTAGATTTCAGAAGAGTGAGTTTATCTTCTCCCACCAATATCTTGTGCTCTTCCGTAAAGAATTCTCCTTTTTGAGAGCGAGTCCATTCATGTTCCAGATCTATCTCTTTCCATTCCCAAACTTCACTTTGTAAAGGAAGTTCCTGTAATACGATCCCTTTTACATTAGAAAATTCTGTATTACCTTGGACCTTCAGATTGGTTCCGTCCGATTCTAAAACAGCCCGACCGGAAATTTTTCCTTTTTTCGGATAGAATTGGGAGAATTCCGAATACAAACCTCCGGAAGATTCCGCCTTTGCATTCTTGAACAAGATCTCGAGGTTCATGTTCTTACTTCCGATATCCGTACTGAACTTTCCGCTAACATATCTAAAACCCGGAATAGGAAATAAAGAGTCGGAAATTTGGACATTGATCTTAGTATCTTCTTTTCTGATCGTAAAATCGATCCCCTTTACATTCTCCAGAAGTACTTTGCCACCCTTATAAACAGTGACTGTTGTATCCTCTAATCGGATCTCTGGAATATTGATCTTATGGATATAGGAAAGAATTTCTCCCGAGATCCGATCTTCCAGATCGATACTCAGTTGTGCATTACGCACTCGGATCGCTTTTACGGAAGGTTGTCCTTTCCAAAGACCTCGTAGTAATAATTCAATCTTGTTCGCTTTGAAGATCATCCGTTGGGAAGCAAAGTCTTCGTCGCTGGAAATTTTCAAATCTTCTATAAATACATGGTTCGGGAATTCGTATTCTACGACTCCCAAAGTCACCGCCCTATCCAGTTCTTCGTTAATGAATCCTCGTG is from Leptospira sp. WS58.C1 and encodes:
- a CDS encoding LIC_12586 family protein produces the protein MSVGSGRGITEISGKPSTEGNLGENQPGSPTVIFFSFSLPKNPFFKKDSVTFRIAVPSKLYRFVSSSFSKIQSITEKPSFRKISIALVVVFLLLAAAKETAEWYFVRRVLDLRGVKELTRGFINEELDRAVTLGVVEYEFPNHVFIEDLKISSDEDFASQRMIFKANKIELLLRGLWKGQPSVKAIRVRNAQLSIDLEDRISGEILSYIHKINIPEIRLEDTTVTVYKGGKVLLENVKGIDFTIRKEDTKINVQISDSLFPIPGFRYVSGKFSTDIGSKNMNLEILFKNAKAESSGGLYSEFSQFYPKKGKISGRAVLESDGTNLKVQGNTEFSNVKGIVLQELPLQSEVWEWKEIDLEHEWTRSQKGEFFTEEHKILVGEDKLTLLKSKNAKGLKSWDLSLTVQDLDDIRNFLPVSSDLETLGGSLDLHWKGTETGSYGDWMKSEAKFSLQNFKWKDPYLDLEIKDAELGWNLSGILEAKLKGKQFGLPWSANLKGKTGYRKGVKGDGSSYFPLQGEYNLELETDSIVLSNFFPLYSSVRQWIREDIHTRMEKLIPEINFTRTPIYKYFLENPTGSLKLLAKEVKWDLGLPSMGKLDVGLKFAPSQSRLDASITGSGTAKLNSYFTYGTDNPYFGIDFETINLAWGVPSFSFCGGELIPETLDSDGNIRFNGNNFLDIHDRMYITIDKVKLSNTIWKGKGEFPVPVPPKFEMGFDYWNPGSPPKRNVYWKGGNVNATANSYVDSDFVKYFVTGNTYSLSSESISAVPISAFAFKIKENSAGCVKE